In the Paramormyrops kingsleyae isolate MSU_618 chromosome 6, PKINGS_0.4, whole genome shotgun sequence genome, one interval contains:
- the bin2a gene encoding bridging integrator 2a isoform X2, with the protein MEEAQNTAQARQDIKPKEKEDEEDEEEAAESMATTGSPGSAGVFAKRLQRQFSRAQEKVLQKLGKSEETKDKHFDLCCQNLNKQQTDGNRLSKDLKAYYSSVKVMRETSKQLSQTLMGIYSSDFEREEDLSLVMAEERLWSNFEEKLADGSIRIMDNYMNQFPEIKEKVAKRGRKLVDYDSSRHHLDVLSNSKKKDEAKIAKAEEELSFAGEIFDDINTKLREELTALYQSRNGCYIEVFQNISSLRDIFYHEMCTLNHEVFSVMKSLEAQYPDEVSTIRALQCSGSKKRRSRVLSPIKTTFPALTRKFSFRQNERDKDSDLANSKGANSALDLQSNTPPMAPRTLRTEEGAQSECTDSELNFTSGNEMCEENSEPNKTANKGSGENVDMEEEGEHSNEKKNGLPKPNHSHTVDESEKLSENGFLKSPGDPDPTEKEEGPNPDCPTSDKDDSDADSADRSEAGNTTGLQNKLEDVEKRTT; encoded by the exons ATGGAAG AAGCACAAAACACAGCCCAGGCTCGGCAGGACATAAAGCCCAAAGAGAAggaagatgaggaagatgaggaggaggCAGCAGAATCCATGGCAACCACTGGCAGTCCTGGAAGCGCCGGAGTGTTTGCGAAGCGGCTGCAGAGGCAGTTCAGCCGGGCTCAGGAGAAG GTCTTACAGAAGCTGGGGAAGTCAGAAGAAACCAAGGATAAGCACTTTGACCTGTGCTGCCAGAACCTGAACAAACAGCAG acTGACGGAAACAGGTTATCCAAAGACCTAAAGGCATACTACAGTTCTGTGAAAG TTATGCGCGAGACCTCCAAACAGCTGTCACAGACGCTAATGGGAATCTACAGCTCTGACTTTGAAAGAGAGGAGGACCTATCTCTTGTTATGGCG GAGGAGCGTCTGTGGAGTAACTTTGAGGAGAAGCTTGCAGATGGCAGCATCCGTATCATGGATAATTACATGAATCAGTTCCCTGAAATCAAG GAAAAGGTGGCCAAGCGAGGCAGGAAGCTGGTGGACTATGACTCCTCGCGCCACCACCTGGACGTGCTGagtaacagcaaaaaaaaagacgaGGCCAAAATAGCCAAG GCAGAGGAGGAGTTAAGCTTTGCTGGAGAAATATTTGATGACATCAACACAAAGCTGAGGGAAGAACTCACAGCTCTCTACCAGAG TCGCAATGGATGCTACATAGAGGTCTTTCAGAACATCTCAAGTTTAAGGGACATTTTCTACCACGAAATGTGCACG CTGAACCATGAAGTGTTCAGCGTCATGAAGAGTCTTGAGGCTCAGTACCCTGATGAGGTGTCCACCATTAGAGCACTGCAATG CTCTGGCTCCAAAAAGAGGCGATCCCGTGTACTGTCCCCCATAAAAACTACCTTTCCAGCTCTGACGCGGAAATTTAGTTTCCGGCAGAATGAGAGGGACAAAGACTCTGACCTGGCCAATTCAAAGGGGGCTAATTCGGCACTGGATCTGCAGAGCAATACACCACCCATGGCCCCCAGGACCCTGCGCACCGAGGAAGGTGCCCAGTCAGAATGCACGGATTCTGAGCTGAACTTCACAAGTGGCAATGAAATGTGCGAGGAGAATTCAGAACCGAACAAAACTGCAAATAAGGGTTCTGGTGAAAATGTAGATATGGAAGAGGAAGGAGAGCAttcaaatgaaaagaaaaatgggTTACCCAAGCCAAACCATAGCCACACCGTAGATGAATCTGAGAAATTGAGTGAGAATG GGTTCCTCAAGAGCCCTGGTGACCCTGACCCAACAGAAAAGGAGGAAGGCCCAAACCCAGACTGTCCTACATCTGACAAAGATGACAGTGATGCAGACAGTGCAGACAGATCTGAAGCAGGGAACACCACAGGATTACAAAATAAG CTGGAGGACGTGGAAAAAAGAACCACTTAA
- the bin2a gene encoding bridging integrator 2a isoform X3 has product MEAQNTAQARQDIKPKEKEDEEDEEEAAESMATTGSPGSAGVFAKRLQRQFSRAQEKVLQKLGKSEETKDKHFDLCCQNLNKQQTDGNRLSKDLKAYYSSVKVMRETSKQLSQTLMGIYSSDFEREEDLSLVMAKEERLWSNFEEKLADGSIRIMDNYMNQFPEIKEKVAKRGRKLVDYDSSRHHLDVLSNSKKKDEAKIAKAEEELSFAGEIFDDINTKLREELTALYQSRNGCYIEVFQNISSLRDIFYHEMCTLNHEVFSVMKSLEAQYPDEVSTIRALQCSGSKKRRSRVLSPIKTTFPALTRKFSFRQNERDKDSDLANSKGANSALDLQSNTPPMAPRTLRTEEGAQSECTDSELNFTSGNEMCEENSEPNKTANKGSGENVDMEEEGEHSNEKKNGLPKPNHSHTVDESEKLSENGFLKSPGDPDPTEKEEGPNPDCPTSDKDDSDADSADRSEAGNTTGLQNKLEDVEKRTT; this is encoded by the exons ATGGAAG CACAAAACACAGCCCAGGCTCGGCAGGACATAAAGCCCAAAGAGAAggaagatgaggaagatgaggaggaggCAGCAGAATCCATGGCAACCACTGGCAGTCCTGGAAGCGCCGGAGTGTTTGCGAAGCGGCTGCAGAGGCAGTTCAGCCGGGCTCAGGAGAAG GTCTTACAGAAGCTGGGGAAGTCAGAAGAAACCAAGGATAAGCACTTTGACCTGTGCTGCCAGAACCTGAACAAACAGCAG acTGACGGAAACAGGTTATCCAAAGACCTAAAGGCATACTACAGTTCTGTGAAAG TTATGCGCGAGACCTCCAAACAGCTGTCACAGACGCTAATGGGAATCTACAGCTCTGACTTTGAAAGAGAGGAGGACCTATCTCTTGTTATGGCG AAGGAGGAGCGTCTGTGGAGTAACTTTGAGGAGAAGCTTGCAGATGGCAGCATCCGTATCATGGATAATTACATGAATCAGTTCCCTGAAATCAAG GAAAAGGTGGCCAAGCGAGGCAGGAAGCTGGTGGACTATGACTCCTCGCGCCACCACCTGGACGTGCTGagtaacagcaaaaaaaaagacgaGGCCAAAATAGCCAAG GCAGAGGAGGAGTTAAGCTTTGCTGGAGAAATATTTGATGACATCAACACAAAGCTGAGGGAAGAACTCACAGCTCTCTACCAGAG TCGCAATGGATGCTACATAGAGGTCTTTCAGAACATCTCAAGTTTAAGGGACATTTTCTACCACGAAATGTGCACG CTGAACCATGAAGTGTTCAGCGTCATGAAGAGTCTTGAGGCTCAGTACCCTGATGAGGTGTCCACCATTAGAGCACTGCAATG CTCTGGCTCCAAAAAGAGGCGATCCCGTGTACTGTCCCCCATAAAAACTACCTTTCCAGCTCTGACGCGGAAATTTAGTTTCCGGCAGAATGAGAGGGACAAAGACTCTGACCTGGCCAATTCAAAGGGGGCTAATTCGGCACTGGATCTGCAGAGCAATACACCACCCATGGCCCCCAGGACCCTGCGCACCGAGGAAGGTGCCCAGTCAGAATGCACGGATTCTGAGCTGAACTTCACAAGTGGCAATGAAATGTGCGAGGAGAATTCAGAACCGAACAAAACTGCAAATAAGGGTTCTGGTGAAAATGTAGATATGGAAGAGGAAGGAGAGCAttcaaatgaaaagaaaaatgggTTACCCAAGCCAAACCATAGCCACACCGTAGATGAATCTGAGAAATTGAGTGAGAATG GGTTCCTCAAGAGCCCTGGTGACCCTGACCCAACAGAAAAGGAGGAAGGCCCAAACCCAGACTGTCCTACATCTGACAAAGATGACAGTGATGCAGACAGTGCAGACAGATCTGAAGCAGGGAACACCACAGGATTACAAAATAAG CTGGAGGACGTGGAAAAAAGAACCACTTAA
- the bin2a gene encoding bridging integrator 2a isoform X1: protein MEEAQNTAQARQDIKPKEKEDEEDEEEAAESMATTGSPGSAGVFAKRLQRQFSRAQEKVLQKLGKSEETKDKHFDLCCQNLNKQQTDGNRLSKDLKAYYSSVKVMRETSKQLSQTLMGIYSSDFEREEDLSLVMAKEERLWSNFEEKLADGSIRIMDNYMNQFPEIKEKVAKRGRKLVDYDSSRHHLDVLSNSKKKDEAKIAKAEEELSFAGEIFDDINTKLREELTALYQSRNGCYIEVFQNISSLRDIFYHEMCTLNHEVFSVMKSLEAQYPDEVSTIRALQCSGSKKRRSRVLSPIKTTFPALTRKFSFRQNERDKDSDLANSKGANSALDLQSNTPPMAPRTLRTEEGAQSECTDSELNFTSGNEMCEENSEPNKTANKGSGENVDMEEEGEHSNEKKNGLPKPNHSHTVDESEKLSENGFLKSPGDPDPTEKEEGPNPDCPTSDKDDSDADSADRSEAGNTTGLQNKLEDVEKRTT from the exons ATGGAAG AAGCACAAAACACAGCCCAGGCTCGGCAGGACATAAAGCCCAAAGAGAAggaagatgaggaagatgaggaggaggCAGCAGAATCCATGGCAACCACTGGCAGTCCTGGAAGCGCCGGAGTGTTTGCGAAGCGGCTGCAGAGGCAGTTCAGCCGGGCTCAGGAGAAG GTCTTACAGAAGCTGGGGAAGTCAGAAGAAACCAAGGATAAGCACTTTGACCTGTGCTGCCAGAACCTGAACAAACAGCAG acTGACGGAAACAGGTTATCCAAAGACCTAAAGGCATACTACAGTTCTGTGAAAG TTATGCGCGAGACCTCCAAACAGCTGTCACAGACGCTAATGGGAATCTACAGCTCTGACTTTGAAAGAGAGGAGGACCTATCTCTTGTTATGGCG AAGGAGGAGCGTCTGTGGAGTAACTTTGAGGAGAAGCTTGCAGATGGCAGCATCCGTATCATGGATAATTACATGAATCAGTTCCCTGAAATCAAG GAAAAGGTGGCCAAGCGAGGCAGGAAGCTGGTGGACTATGACTCCTCGCGCCACCACCTGGACGTGCTGagtaacagcaaaaaaaaagacgaGGCCAAAATAGCCAAG GCAGAGGAGGAGTTAAGCTTTGCTGGAGAAATATTTGATGACATCAACACAAAGCTGAGGGAAGAACTCACAGCTCTCTACCAGAG TCGCAATGGATGCTACATAGAGGTCTTTCAGAACATCTCAAGTTTAAGGGACATTTTCTACCACGAAATGTGCACG CTGAACCATGAAGTGTTCAGCGTCATGAAGAGTCTTGAGGCTCAGTACCCTGATGAGGTGTCCACCATTAGAGCACTGCAATG CTCTGGCTCCAAAAAGAGGCGATCCCGTGTACTGTCCCCCATAAAAACTACCTTTCCAGCTCTGACGCGGAAATTTAGTTTCCGGCAGAATGAGAGGGACAAAGACTCTGACCTGGCCAATTCAAAGGGGGCTAATTCGGCACTGGATCTGCAGAGCAATACACCACCCATGGCCCCCAGGACCCTGCGCACCGAGGAAGGTGCCCAGTCAGAATGCACGGATTCTGAGCTGAACTTCACAAGTGGCAATGAAATGTGCGAGGAGAATTCAGAACCGAACAAAACTGCAAATAAGGGTTCTGGTGAAAATGTAGATATGGAAGAGGAAGGAGAGCAttcaaatgaaaagaaaaatgggTTACCCAAGCCAAACCATAGCCACACCGTAGATGAATCTGAGAAATTGAGTGAGAATG GGTTCCTCAAGAGCCCTGGTGACCCTGACCCAACAGAAAAGGAGGAAGGCCCAAACCCAGACTGTCCTACATCTGACAAAGATGACAGTGATGCAGACAGTGCAGACAGATCTGAAGCAGGGAACACCACAGGATTACAAAATAAG CTGGAGGACGTGGAAAAAAGAACCACTTAA